The following proteins come from a genomic window of Aphis gossypii isolate Hap1 unplaced genomic scaffold, ASM2018417v2 Contig00328, whole genome shotgun sequence:
- the LOC126553785 gene encoding uncharacterized protein LOC126553785, which produces MTAPGFAFDCMLKHTNVKLERLKQYDIQIFLENGLRGGICHSVKRHVKANIPNIQNINYDSNKPVTWLAYLDCVNLYGKSMLSALPHKNFEWFNDLTIDITQIEDDAEYGYILEVDVIYPKQLHDNHNDFPFLPENKCPPNSKVKKLLTTLESKFNYVVHYRNLKQAIVNGLKVKKVHRILRFSQSRWMAPYINLCTNMRVKSRNEFERKFWKLLVNSVYGKCMENVRKRMSMFLVSNEKKHID; this is translated from the coding sequence ATGACCGCTCCAGGATTTGCATTCGATTGTATGTTAAAACATACTAATGTTAAATTAGAACGACTTAAACAGtatgatattcaaatttttctgGAGAACGGATTACGTGGTGGAATTTGTCATTCAGTTAAAAGACATGTAAAAGCTAATATtcctaatattcaaaatattaattatgattcaaACAAACCTGTAACGTGGTTAGCTTACTTGGACTGTGTAAATCTATATGGAAAATCAATGCTATCTGCTTtacctcataaaaattttgaatggtTTAACGATTTGACAATAGATATAACACAAATTGAAGATGATGCTGaatatggttatattttagaagtagATGTTATTTATCCAAAACAATTACATGACAATCATAATGATTTCCCATTTTTACCTGAGAATAAATGTCCTCCcaattcaaaagtaaaaaaactattaacaacattagaatcgaaatttaattatgtagttcactatagaaatttgaaacaGGCCATCGTTAATGgattaaaagtgaaaaaagttCATAGGATTCTGCGTTTTTCGCAATCTCGTTGGATGGCaccatatataaatttatgtacaaatatgaGGGTTAAGTCAAGGAATGAGTTTGAACGAAAATTCTGGAAACTGTTAGTGAATAGTGTCTATGGAAAATGTATGGAAAATGTAAGAAAACGTATGTCAATGTTTCTAGTATCTAACGAAAAAAAGCACATCGATTAA